A single region of the Kwoniella botswanensis chromosome 1, complete sequence genome encodes:
- a CDS encoding translation initiation factor IF-2 yields MSIASAPCRCCRPLLYRLSSGCSTRQFASTAWISAEQSEGGFKLPARDWSVKPSQQNRNDAGPKRNQGQNPRRNNRGPKESRESNTGGPSNRRSPLSAKGQGQGQREGSSKWGVAREGPRNGGGDLNLASGFGLKSAKGKDQTGNSSGSGIGDIINKTRKSDRTQRMATAFSSRNNRGSSAFGDLLGSGGQSKEKQQQQQQQQQQPQPQQNNEDQSSSSTSSEENVLLGEEGEGEDVFGRRHSSNHHRKNRRDSGGSLLSRLSEEEEASLPSRPHHNPKRSHSPSQSNIISAQSQAMRKPKNLKPKIIEEEKQVYIPRTISVANLAKIFGVKLFNLQTRMSRLDMTEDQRRSDYLLNAEQACDIAIEYGFDPVVDDEASFDIYPDPDTADGKIHPLRPPVVTIMGHVDHGKTTLLDSLRHTSVAAGEAGGITQHIGAFSVPLSFLLPSSGTITNSSSPSTITFLDTPGHAAFTAMRARGASVTDIVVLVVAADDGVMPQTKEVLELVKSEGDKVGLVVAINKCDKPGVDFDKVKSALGAEGIHLEEDGGDVPSVKVSGLAKIGLDDLVETLSTLAEIRDLRARKEGKAEGYVLESRVDRGRGNVATVLVTRGILKTGSSIVAGQTWCRVRQMQDDKGKPIKEALPGTPVSITGWKELPSAGDELLEAMKGEDEAKKAINNRKRDEERKRLMEDVEQINIKRKEERMRLEAEAAALEALESGETPADQDQVKVKEEEKKFLRLVIKADVSGTVEAVVGSLEHIGNKEAGVKVVHTGVGEVSESDITLAEASDATIIGFNVPASRSIQTSAKSLQVPLHLESVIYRLIDTVRSKVAGLLPPKIEYSVKGEATVQQIFEINIKRKQTIKIAGCRVNNGIINRLEGIRVLRGPNREVVYEGKIETLKHLKKEVGEVRKGMECGIQLEEFDEIREGDEIVGFTKVEVPREL; encoded by the exons ATGTCTATCGCCTCTGCGCCCTGTAGGTGCTGCAGACCACTGCTATATCGACTATCCTCGGGTTGCAGTACAAGGCAATTCGCGTCGACTGCGTGGATATCGGCAGAACAGTCCGAAGGAGGATTCAAGCTTCCTGCGCGGGATTGGTCGGTGAAGCCTTCTCAGCAAAATAGGAATGATGCTGGACCAAAGAGGAATCAAGGTCAGAACCCACGACGGAACAACAGGGGACCAAAAGAAAGTAGAG AATCGAATACCGGTGGACCGAGTAATCGACGATCCCCATTGTCTGCCAAAGGTCAAGGCCAAGGTCAGCGCGAAGGATCTTCAAAATGGGGAGTAGCAAGGGAAGGACCTAGAAATGGAGGTGGTGACCTCAATCTTGCCTCTGGGTTCGGTCTGAAATCTGCAAAAGGAAAGGACCAAACTGGGAATAGTAGCGGTAGTGGAATCGGAGACATAATCAACAAGACGCGGAAGTCGGATCGTACACAGCGGATGGCAACTGCATTCTCATCTAGGAATAATAGAGGTTCTTCGGCTTTTGGTGATTTACTAGGTTCAGGTGGGCAATCGAAAGAGaagcaacagcaacagcaacagcagcaacaacagccACAACCGCAGCAGAAtaatgaagatcaatcatctaGTTCAACCTCATCTGAAGAGAATGTGTTGTtgggagaggaaggtgaaggagaagatgtaTTTGGAAGACGACATAGTAGTAATCACCATAGGAAGAATAGGAGGGATTCAGGTGGATCATTATTATCTAGATtaagtgaagaggaagaagcgtcTTTACCTTCTAGACCACATCATAATCCCAAACGATCCCATTCCCCTTCACAATCCAACATCATCTCAGCACAGAGCCAGGCAATGAGAAAACCGAAAAATTTAAAACCCAAAATAatagaagaggaaaaacaaGTTTATATACCTCGTACGATCAGTGTAGCCAACCTAGCTAAGATCTTCGGAGTGAAGTTGTTCAATCTGCAAACTAGGATGTCAAGGTTAGATATGACGGAGGATCAACGTAGATCGGATTACCTGTTAAATGCGGAACAAGCTTGTGATATAGCTATCGAATATGGGTTTGATCCggtagtggatgatgaagctaGTTTTGATATCTATCCAGA TCCTGACACTGCAGATGGGAAGATACACCCTCTCAGACCTCCTGT AGTCACTATAATGGGTCACGTAGATCACGGTAAAACCACGCTCCTAGATTCCCTTCGACATACATCCGTAGCTGCCGGTGAAGCAGGTGGAATCACTCAGCATATTGGTGCCTTCTCCGTCCCActttcattcctccttccctcttccGGGACCATTACCAActcctcatctccttcaacaaTCACTTTCCTCGATACGCCTGGTCACGCAGCATTCACAGCCATGCGAGCTAGAGGAGCATCCGTAACTGATATAGTAGTATTGGTCGTAGCTGCAGATGACGGTGTCATGCCTCAGACGAAAGAAGTATTGGAATTGGTGAaaagtgaaggtgataaagTTGGATTGGTAGTGGCTATCAACAAATGCGATAAACCAGGTGTGGACTTTGACAAAGTGAAATCTGCATTGGGAGCAGAAGGTATTCAccttgaggaagatggtggtgacGTGCCGTCAGTCAAGGTTTCAGGTTTGGCTAAGATTGGATTAGACGATCTGGTAGAGACTTTATCAACCCTTGCGGAAATTAGGGATTTGAGAGctaggaaggaaggtaaagcTGAGGGATACGTTCTAGAATCTAGAGTTgatagaggaagagg AAACGTTGCCACGGTTTTAGTCACTCGAGGAATCTTGAAGACGGGATCATCGATCGTAGCTGGACAAACATGGTGTAGAGTCCGACAGATGCAGGACGATAAAGGAAAACCCATCAAGGAGGCTTTACCGGGTACACCAGTATCCATAACAGGATGGAAAGAATTACCTTCAGCTGGAGATGAATTACTAGAAGCTATGAAAGGTGAAGacgaagctaagaaagctaTCAATAATCGAAAACGTGATGAAGAACGtaagaggttgatggaggatGTTGAACAGATAAATataaagaggaaagaggaaagaatgAGGTTGGAAGCGGAAGCTGCAGCTTTAGAAGCATTAGAATCAGGTGAAACACCTGCGGACCAAGAccaagtgaaagtgaaagaggaagaaaagaagttTTTGAGGTTGGTCATTAAAGCTGATGTTAGTGGAACTGTTGAGGCTGTCGTCGGATCGTTAGAACATATAGGAAACAAAGAGGCTGGAGTGAAGGTTGTTCATACGGGTGTAGGAGAGGTGTCAGAATCTGATATCACCCTGGCTGAAGCTTCGGATG CCACGATCATAGGATTCAACGTCCCTGCATCACGTTCCATTCAAACAAGTGCTAAATCCCTTCAAGTCCCCTTACATCTCGAATCGGTGATATACCGTCTGATCGATACGGTGCGATCAAAAGTCGCAGGATTGTTGCCCCCTAAAATTGAATACTCAGTCAAAGGAGAAGCTACTGTTCAACAGATATTCGAAATTAACATTAAACGTAAACAAACTATCAAGATTGCCGGATGCAGGGTGAATAATGGAATCATAAATCGACTAGAAGGTATAAGGGTTCTGAGGGGACCGAACAGAGAAGTAGTATATGAAGGAAAGATTGAGACGTTGAAACATCTAAAAAAGGAAGTTGGGGAAGTtaggaagggaatggaatgtGGGATTCAACTTGAGGAGTTTGATGAGATTAGGGAAGGGGACGAGATTGTTGGATTCACGAAAGTTGAAGTACCGAGGGAATTGTAA